Within the Plectropomus leopardus isolate mb chromosome 15, YSFRI_Pleo_2.0, whole genome shotgun sequence genome, the region agcCACTGGAAGTGTGTTGCTGTGTATTTCTCTTCAGAGACTTcaccctctgcctgtattttcttatgttGTTTCTTATTTTGCGGTGTTTGAGCATTCCCTGGCACTGGGGCAGTTGAGGGCAGGACTTCATAAAAAGGTATCGACCCGGTGCCAGACTGTGAGCAGCACACATCCAAAAGGAAGCTATGAAAATTGTGTACACGCCGTTGAAAAAAACGCGAATATAGTGAGGCGAAACGCCAAGCGTGCACAGCTCAGTCCAAAACGAATGAATCTGGGATCTGGCTCTGGCTCTCATTTTAGTTGCAACACTGTTTACATACTGCAACCGTCAATCCCTACATAGTATGcttttcaagaaaaatacacTAAGTTGTCACTGAGTTGTCACTACGTTTCTAGCTGTTAATTggctttatttcaaacaatgtCATTGCTGTTTATtgacaaaattaacatttacaaaattgacattttggtATGTGCTCCTCTTTAGGACCTCAAGCCCAGTAACATAGTTGTCAAGTCAGATTGCACACTGAAGATTTTAGACTTCGGCTTGGCTCGGACAGCTGCCACGGGCCTCCTGATGACGCCGTACGTGGTTACACGCTACTACAGAGCACCAGAGGTTATCCTGGGAATGGGCTACCAAGCCAATGGTTAGTAGTCAATGTACTGTTTCTGCCAACCCTTTTGTAGTTTTCGTTAGAAAGATTTGTGTTAGACCTGTTCAAACCCCATGTACTGGGACCTGAAGATAAATCTGCTTTAACACAGTGTGAGCTGCATGGTGCTTGTGCACATGATGGGACTTTGTTGTGAGAAACTGCTCACTAACTGGCCTCCTACGTCTAACTAACCTGTTGTTGTGCACTCCTCTCACCTCTTATTGGCTTTGTTCCACTTCACTAGTGGACATATGGTCTGTGGGCTGCATACTGGCGGAAATGGTTCGCCATAAAATCCTCTTCCCAGGAAGGGACTGTATCCTTGGGactttttaaattcttcttCATGCTGTTAATCTTAACAATCTTTGTAAAGTGTTTGTGCTTCGTGCTGTGCAGACTGTCAGAATACAGTATTTTGTCTCAGGCTAAGGGGGATTGTTAATATGACACGGTGTAACATGCCTAATTTGAAGCTTTCTGGCTGTCATTGGCAGTAAACGTGTCAGCTTTCATTTTTATAAGCTCACTGCATCGCTTTCTCTCATATATCAGGCTGCTGCATGTTCTCCGTTTTCATTTCCACACGCCATCACACCACTGCCATTCTGCTTGCATCTTTCTCactttgtttgtgcttttttttttctttaaatctcaCCATTGCGTTTGCATGTCCACCTCCCTGTCATCTAAACGTCCACCTCCAGTGGATGTATGGTCAGTGGGCTGCATAGTGGCCGAGATGATCAGGGGAAGCGTGTTGTTCCCCGGCACTGATCGTATCCTTCCCCATCATTGATTGATCACTGTGTCATCACTTCATTCTGTGTGAAGAGATCCAACACTGTCCTGAGAGTGTCCCTCTCTCACATTGctgttcattttcaattttttccaCCCGACAAACACGACCATCATCGCTCTGCTGCACACATCTATTGTGATTACGTCAAGCCAAACGAGATGATTAAAGGCGGTAGTTAGTGATGTATTAGCTGCTCAGGAAAGGAGTGAGAGGCTGCATCACTGTAGATGctgtgatctgtgtgtgtggactaCATAAGCAGAGCTGTTGCGACTCCAAAGAAAGTTAAATGTCAAAGTGCCCTGATGGTGTGTTACTGTATATGTGTGGGAGTGAATTGTATGTTTCCTTAACATTCACACTTCAGACATTGACCAGTGGAACAAGGTAATCGAGCAGCTAGGCACTCCATCTCAGGATTTTCTAATGAAGCTGAACCAGTCAGTTAGAACGTATGTAGAAAACAGACCACGCTACGCTGGCTACAGCTTCGAAAAACTCTTCCCAGATGTGCTCTTCCCTGCTGACTCAGACCACAACAAACTGAAAGgtagtgtttttgtgttatcaTGACTGAAAATCATACATAAGTCTTTGTCAAATCACGTTTGTAGACTTGTGATTACCAGCATCTTATCTATCTTGGTTTTTTCTCCCCTCAGCGAGCCAAGCCAGAGATCTCCTATCTAAGATGTTAGTGATTGATGCCTCTAAGCGCATCTCTGTAGACGAGGCCCTGCAGCACCCCTACATTAACGTTTGGTACGACCCAGCTGAAGTGGAAGCGGTAAGTGGTTCGCTGATCGGAGCGTATGAGTCTTAAATGGGTCACATGAGATTTTAATTATATCACTCAAAGCGGAAAGTTGGCATTGCTCTTGTATGATGTGCCATTCAagctattttttctttctcagccCCCTCCAAAGATCCTGGACAAACAGCTGGATGAGAGGGAGCATACCGTGGAAGAGTGGAAAGGTTAGACAGCATACTAAGATTCTCACCAGTACACGCAACACTTCTCTTTTCACTGTCGGTGTATTATTTACCCTCTGGCTCTTGAGGGAGGGGAAATAATCATCATGAGAGTAAAAGTGATGTTTCCTCAGCGAGAGGTTCACTCTAATGAGAAAAATGGCCGCAAGTTCCCAGGGCATGTGGGAGGAGACAGACTCTTTTGGACATGTAGAGCACAGAACAGATACTTTTACATCTCAAATTAATCTATGAAGAATGAAGTAAATGAGATAATGTAACCAACTTTTTAGAATTTAAACCATGTgacttatttatctatttaaacccatttttgtgtttttagtcagtCCTTATAAAATGGTTCTCACAGATGTATGTTTTTAACCTTAGATTTAAACATCACAAATCGTGGACTTCCTAGGCTTTTTTATAAACGGAAAAATGTGTATAATTTTTGTCACACAGCGTTCTCGTAAGAGATCAGTATTTGCTTCAAAATACTTAAAGTTAACTACCAGACTAATTAAGCATCGAATATGTTATTGTACAACTGCTAGTAACTATGAAATGTATCCGCTGTAGTTGGATACATTTAATAATTGGATAGTTTGTAGTTGCAttaaatttctgcaaattaGATTTGTctatgaaatagaaataatcaGCTGGCCAGAGTCTATGATTAGCAATTTGTTGGTGGTGACATGATTGTTTTCTATTCAaggaaagaacaaaaataaaccatGTCCAAAGAAATCCAGCAGGACAGCCAGCgaatgtgtaaatatgcagtCCGTTGGTTACAGACATTGTTGCCTGAAGGGCTCTGAGTCTCCACTGTAGTTGCCAGAGGGTGCGTTGTGGTGACTCGAAATCCCTCTCTGAAgcctgtcagtgttttccacTGTGGGGGAACCTGATTCTGTGAAGCAAGGGAGGACTTCAGATTGTGTGTAAATATCACTTATCAGTTGTGCAGCAGGATGAGCTCATCCTAACCCCTGCCAGGTGATAATGACCCCTCACTCATTTTTAGAAGGGTCACACCAGCACACCCTGTCCAAGTTAGAAACACGATGCGGCTTGGAGTGTACAGTATGCAACACACACTGTACAGAAAAAGTATATACACACGTCAATGATTTCTCTCTGTATCTCCCTACTTAaccctctcctgctctctcatCTGTAGGGCTTATTTATAAGGAAGTGAGTGAATGGGAGGAGTGGACAAGAAATGGAGTGATAAGAGGCCAGCCGCCTCCTTTAGGTGAGTAATCATGATAACTCTGGGAGATAAGAAGAGGTGGGAAGGATGGATTATAGTGAGTCAATAGAGGCACATGATGGTATAAATGGTCATTTATCAGAGGATTGATGtaagaaaaatgtccacaagGTTTTGTATCACAAGATTATGATGCTCAGTCATATGATTAAATAATGCAAGATTGATaatactttttcaaaaaaattactttatttagcAATTAGTGAAAACACATGTAGATGATATACACACATACTAACatatgcaaaaatgcaaaaacagatgTACAGATTCTAttaaatcacaaaacataaaagaacaCAGAAGTAACAGGCAacagtggaaataaaataatttaaaataaaaatgagagacAATGAGAATGcataaagaaaagttaaaactTTGAATActttatattactttatatGACGATCACTGAATACTGATTATATGCATACATGATTTAAGGCTACACAATCTAGCTGTTTTTCTTAACATCAACGTCAACttgcacaataaaaatattttgaaaggctCTGGATGTAATAACagtttattattactttgtttaaaaagtagCATATATGATGAAATAAACAGTATTTCAATTTTAAGTGTGAACTGTATATTAGGGCCATACTCACTTTGGGAATTAGGAGAAAATGTTAATGAATAAGGCTGACATATTTTGAGAATGgatttgtagtattttgtgATCAAATCAtaatatttcaagaataaaCTTGTAACGTTTCCAGAATAACGTTTAAACTGGATGTCTTTTCACATGCAAATGGCCATATCAGTACTCAGGGAGAATTTAAAGCTAGATGCActgtttgcatctttttatgtattttatgactCCGTAGACAACAGTAATATCCTGTGTATTTCAATGAAACCTATGCGTTGACGTGTGTTTTTCGCAGCACAGGTgcagcagtgattgacagcccCCCTCAGCccacgtcctcctcctcttcggcCAACGATGTCTCGTCCATGTCCACAGAGCCCACTGACCCGAGCAGTGACCCCACCATGACCTCTGAAACAGATAGCAGCTTGGACAGCCACGCTTCTCTGGGTGCGCTGGCCTGCTGCAGATAACgcacacatacaacacacacacacacacacacacacacacacacacactggcacacacacacacacacactggcacacactggcacacaaaaaacaaaccttccctcatcagtgtgtgtgatgggaAAGGCCAACGGAACTTCTCATGTTAGTTTGTAGAGCCGCGCTTTTAatgtacagtttgtttttattccccctccccctcttttGCTGTAAATGATTGTGGTTTGAAAGTGTatcattattactgtatttttgctGGAAAGAATCAGAGTATGTTTTGATGTGAATCTGTGATGTATGTTATGAAAGAGAGGGATCTGAGTGTACTTtacacattgctgtttttttagctaCTGCTACACAGTCGACTACCACACTGTTAGCACTGCAAAATTATGTTGAGtatatttttgaattgtttatttggcattttttgtattgtttttgggacatttgaaTGAATCACCAACTATCTTTTTAATAGTAGACTATAGCGCACTTCATCTTGGATCCGGTTacagatgattttattttgatatccTCATCTTTCTTGTAGAAAGCGTCCCTTGGTGTatccaattttttaaatatatttcaccTCTGATAGTGTGCATCTTGACAAGCAGTCAGATTGCCCTGACACTGAATTTCTTTATAGCATACTGTAAACTGACTGTATTTTAACTTTGGTTACTTAGATGTAATTTCTAGGCAATGGTCTGTTGGATGAGGAAGAACAGGGTGAATGTAAGAGAATCGAGATGTGAGGAGCTAGTGATTCCTGTTAGCGCTGTAACAATTTAATATAGGCCACTCCACTGGCTAGAATGAGTTCTGTATGTGGGGACTGTCACCAGAGACTAACTCAAAATTAGTCACCTTACCCTTTTGGCAGGTTCTCTCAGACGTTATTCACAGCTGTCtgatatttaacatatttaatttaagtGCCCTTACTCAGTTCAGTGATTTTCTCCGTTGCAGATGCTCCTGTCTCCTGTGGTGCGTCTTTCTGAGTTCTacctcacacatgcacatacacacaaacacacgtttTTTGAAGTTATCATGGCACACGTTATTcgaaagaaatgagaaaagaagatcctttttttgtctgtatttgcgttatttatttatttatttatttcaagcTAGGAGGCGTCTATTGTATGTAATGTACATTTCATTCAGAAGTACTATTTATatgcattttgtttcattttttttttgttttctgtgcaaTATAATTCATAGATTAGTATAGTCAGTGATTGATCTGTACATTTTACTGTagatgtttgtatgttttctgaGAGTCAGGAAACAGGCATTTGCAGCCTGCCATGGTAACCTTTGGATGTATTTGATGGCTCCAATTCCCAACCTGTCTTTTTGCCCTTTTCATGGTTGGGCACTCCAGGCAGTAACCCCCCCTAGCATCAGCTCCCAGAATGCACTTTGGGGATTGTGACGCATGTCTTGACCCTATCTGGGCCACACCTCGATTGACTGTTGTGGCTTCCTCTTTTAGtcattttcctctcctcccatctCCTCAGAAATAGAAACGATAGAATAGATGACGCATGAGTTTTCTCTGAGCACATCTGGTTTTAGTGCAGGTACATTTAGAGGAAAGACAGGACAGCCATTCAGCACTTCTGGGACAATGCTGCAGTCTTCTGGATGGTTTGACCGCAAACACTGACAGCAAAGAGTTAACCCGTTGAGGTGGGATTTCATCAGGCCAGTTGTGTGAAGTTTATCGTTTGAATCTGAAATTGCCTCACTAACAGACCAATTATATACATCAGAAATGGAAACTGTCTACCTTCAACTCTAGTAAATAAATGAGTTGAATTTTAATGTtgcacattgttttcttttcttctgttaagtcaatattttctttcatgACTATGACTTCTATAGAGAAccccagggatgacatttttctgtaggccgatGTTGAGGTAAGCAttaccctggttccctcatcaaaaagctgAGGGGATTTTCCCATTGGATTTTGgctcattgcagaaaataagctttgtggcaaacaaacgtttataatacttacatgttttgttcagcaagatgatcttcacaaat harbors:
- the mapk8a gene encoding mitogen-activated protein kinase 8 isoform X5 is translated as MTERTFLDAQKALIEDFAMNKNKREREFYSLDVGDSTFTVLKRYQNLRPIGSGAQGIVCSAYDQILERNVAIKKLSRPFQNQTHAKRAFRELVLMKCVNHKNIIGLLNVFTPQKSLEEFQDVYLVMELMDANLCQVIQMELDHERLSYLLYQMLCGIKHLHAAGIIHRDLKPSNIVVKSDCTLKILDFGLARTAATGLLMTPYVVTRYYRAPEVILGMGYQANVDVWSVGCIVAEMIRGSVLFPGTDHIDQWNKVIEQLGTPSQDFLMKLNQSVRTYVENRPRYAGYSFEKLFPDVLFPADSDHNKLKASQARDLLSKMLVIDASKRISVDEALQHPYINVWYDPAEVEAPPPKILDKQLDEREHTVEEWKGLIYKEVSEWEEWTRNGVIRGQPPPLAQVQQ
- the mapk8a gene encoding mitogen-activated protein kinase 8 isoform X2 translates to MTERTFLDAQKALIEDFAMNKNKREREFYSLDVGDSTFTVLKRYQNLRPIGSGAQGIVCSAYDQILERNVAIKKLSRPFQNQTHAKRAFRELVLMKCVNHKNIIGLLNVFTPQKSLEEFQDVYLVMELMDANLCQVIQMELDHERLSYLLYQMLCGIKHLHAAGIIHRDLKPSNIVVKSDCTLKILDFGLARTAATGLLMTPYVVTRYYRAPEVILGMGYQANVDVWSVGCIVAEMIRGSVLFPGTDHIDQWNKVIEQLGTPSQDFLMKLNQSVRTYVENRPRYAGYSFEKLFPDVLFPADSDHNKLKASQARDLLSKMLVIDASKRISVDEALQHPYINVWYDPAEVEAPPPKILDKQLDEREHTVEEWKGLIYKEVSEWEEWTRNGVIRGQPPPLGAAVIDSPPQPTSSSSSANDVSSMSTEPTDPSSDPTMTSETDSSLDSHASLGALACCR
- the mapk8a gene encoding mitogen-activated protein kinase 8 isoform X3, which translates into the protein MNKNKREREFYSLDVGDSTFTVLKRYQNLRPIGSGAQGIVCSAYDQILERNVAIKKLSRPFQNQTHAKRAFRELVLMKCVNHKNIIGLLNVFTPQKSLEEFQDVYLVMELMDANLCQVIQMELDHERLSYLLYQMLCGIKHLHAAGIIHRDLKPSNIVVKSDCTLKILDFGLARTAATGLLMTPYVVTRYYRAPEVILGMGYQANVDVWSVGCIVAEMIRGSVLFPGTDHIDQWNKVIEQLGTPSQDFLMKLNQSVRTYVENRPRYAGYSFEKLFPDVLFPADSDHNKLKASQARDLLSKMLVIDASKRISVDEALQHPYINVWYDPAEVEAPPPKILDKQLDEREHTVEEWKGLIYKEVSEWEEWTRNGVIRGQPPPLGAAVIDSPPQPTSSSSSANDVSSMSTEPTDPSSDPTMTSETDSSLDSHASLGALACCR
- the mapk8a gene encoding mitogen-activated protein kinase 8 isoform X1, whose amino-acid sequence is MTERTFLDAQKALIEDFAMNKNKREREFYSLDVGDSTFTVLKRYQNLRPIGSGAQGIVCSAYDQILERNVAIKKLSRPFQNQTHAKRAFRELVLMKCVNHKNIIGLLNVFTPQKSLEEFQDVYLVMELMDANLCQVIQMELDHERLSYLLYQMLCGIKHLHAAGIIHRDLKPSNIVVKSDCTLKILDFGLARTAATGLLMTPYVVTRYYRAPEVILGMGYQANVDIWSVGCILAEMVRHKILFPGRDYIDQWNKVIEQLGTPSQDFLMKLNQSVRTYVENRPRYAGYSFEKLFPDVLFPADSDHNKLKASQARDLLSKMLVIDASKRISVDEALQHPYINVWYDPAEVEAPPPKILDKQLDEREHTVEEWKGLIYKEVSEWEEWTRNGVIRGQPPPLGAAVIDSPPQPTSSSSSANDVSSMSTEPTDPSSDPTMTSETDSSLDSHASLGALACCR
- the mapk8a gene encoding mitogen-activated protein kinase 8 isoform X4; amino-acid sequence: MTERTFLDAQKALIEDFAMNKNKREREFYSLDVGDSTFTVLKRYQNLRPIGSGAQGIVCSAYDQILERNVAIKKLSRPFQNQTHAKRAFRELVLMKCVNHKNIIGLLNVFTPQKSLEEFQDVYLVMELMDANLCQVIQMELDHERLSYLLYQMLCGIKHLHAAGIIHRDLKPSNIVVKSDCTLKILDFGLARTAATGLLMTPYVVTRYYRAPEVILGMGYQANDIDQWNKVIEQLGTPSQDFLMKLNQSVRTYVENRPRYAGYSFEKLFPDVLFPADSDHNKLKASQARDLLSKMLVIDASKRISVDEALQHPYINVWYDPAEVEAPPPKILDKQLDEREHTVEEWKGLIYKEVSEWEEWTRNGVIRGQPPPLGAAVIDSPPQPTSSSSSANDVSSMSTEPTDPSSDPTMTSETDSSLDSHASLGALACCR